One window of Nocardia nova SH22a genomic DNA carries:
- a CDS encoding histidine phosphatase family protein — translation MSEFRESAAISDPGRVPGRLVLVRHGETEGNVAKVLDTRVPGLPLTERGVAQAKSFASRLIVPPTRLYSSVALRARQTATYIESGTGVSAEVLDGVYEVQVGELEGLGSDAAHQEFQRVYRSWHVGELNSRLPGGESGEEVLERYLPVVEQLRANHLGPASRSGDEGSGDVLLVSHGAVMRLVARELTGVAPPFTTNNHLDNTETIELLPTADGGWTCVRWGRYTPPFGPSTQPSPDDPMG, via the coding sequence ATGAGCGAATTCCGCGAATCTGCAGCAATATCCGATCCGGGCCGTGTCCCGGGCAGACTGGTGCTGGTGCGCCACGGCGAGACCGAGGGCAATGTCGCCAAGGTGCTCGATACCCGGGTGCCCGGTCTGCCGCTCACCGAACGTGGTGTGGCACAGGCCAAATCATTCGCGTCACGGTTGATCGTGCCGCCCACGCGGCTGTATTCGTCGGTTGCGCTGCGGGCACGGCAGACCGCCACGTACATCGAATCGGGTACCGGGGTGTCGGCCGAGGTGCTGGACGGCGTGTACGAGGTCCAGGTCGGTGAACTCGAAGGGCTGGGTTCCGATGCGGCGCATCAGGAGTTCCAGCGGGTGTACCGGTCCTGGCATGTGGGTGAACTGAACTCCCGGCTACCCGGTGGCGAATCGGGCGAGGAGGTCCTGGAGCGGTATCTGCCGGTCGTGGAACAACTGCGCGCGAACCATCTCGGGCCCGCTTCGCGATCCGGTGACGAGGGCTCCGGTGATGTCCTGTTGGTCAGCCACGGCGCCGTGATGCGCTTGGTGGCTCGTGAACTCACCGGCGTCGCACCGCCGTTCACAACCAACAATCATCTGGACAACACCGAAACCATCGAACTCCTGCCGACCGCGGACGGCGGCTGGACCTGTGTCCGGTGGGGCCGCTACACCCCGCCGTTCGGACCCAGCACCCAGCCGTCGCCGGACGATCCGATGGGATAG
- a CDS encoding DUF5926 family protein produces the protein MGKSKRNQPKPDSNRAQRLAERRAAQQEAAAVVTRPFAGLAAECDLVALREFVPSATATLSLAPGVTAERPVTLATVLPGAVAALVRAGDQPTGFVGAQVQFQSADPAADLAASVLWTQAAEPGESLNAASEYELDPVPALTEVIDPKAELDLTVHQNFQWWVPEGVQPDPQVAATIEQADQAIMPSDRLALGPESVGAAWWVDAGEKAHVRWVRPEDEDALMLALARVHAAGGLHLGEGSRFAGSFRTHGLLVPVFDLDRERHPSEWVAPATEFGARLAEALASDTPLTSEERRSRDGLRSRQVTLR, from the coding sequence GTGGGTAAGAGCAAACGTAATCAACCCAAGCCCGACAGTAATCGGGCCCAGCGCCTCGCCGAACGTCGTGCGGCGCAACAGGAGGCCGCCGCGGTCGTCACCCGGCCGTTCGCCGGTCTGGCCGCCGAATGCGATCTCGTCGCGCTGCGCGAATTCGTGCCGTCGGCGACCGCGACCCTGAGCTTGGCTCCGGGCGTCACCGCCGAGCGCCCGGTCACCCTGGCCACGGTGCTACCCGGCGCCGTCGCCGCTCTGGTCCGCGCGGGTGATCAGCCGACCGGTTTCGTCGGCGCGCAGGTGCAGTTCCAGTCCGCGGATCCGGCCGCCGATCTGGCCGCGTCCGTGTTGTGGACGCAGGCCGCCGAACCGGGTGAATCGCTGAATGCCGCAAGCGAATACGAGCTGGATCCGGTGCCCGCGCTCACCGAGGTGATCGATCCGAAGGCCGAACTGGACCTGACCGTGCACCAGAACTTCCAGTGGTGGGTGCCCGAGGGTGTGCAGCCGGATCCGCAGGTGGCGGCCACCATCGAACAGGCCGATCAGGCGATCATGCCGTCGGATCGACTGGCCCTGGGCCCGGAGTCGGTCGGCGCCGCCTGGTGGGTGGATGCCGGTGAGAAGGCGCATGTGCGCTGGGTCCGTCCCGAGGACGAGGATGCGCTGATGCTGGCCCTGGCCCGCGTCCACGCCGCGGGCGGACTGCATCTCGGTGAGGGTTCCCGGTTCGCGGGCTCGTTCCGCACCCACGGTCTGCTGGTTCCGGTGTTCGATCTGGATCGCGAGCGGCACCCCAGCGAATGGGTCGCGCCCGCAACCGAATTCGGCGCCCGGCTGGCGGAGGCGCTGGCCTCGGACACGCCGCTCACCTCGGAGGAGCGCCGCTCCCGCGACGGTCTGCGGTCGCGGCAGGTCACCCTGCGCTGA
- a CDS encoding PE family protein, which produces MVGLLGVQPEVVLAASAELDLLAERLAAASALSGPATHVIPAGAEEVSAMAATHLNEGALSHDRAVAQAILELHHAAAILRTQLASFIADDAIEAAGTAAIQF; this is translated from the coding sequence ATGGTTGGTTTGCTCGGTGTACAGCCCGAAGTGGTCCTCGCGGCCTCGGCGGAACTCGACCTGCTCGCCGAACGTCTCGCGGCCGCCAGCGCCCTGAGCGGTCCGGCGACCCACGTCATCCCGGCCGGCGCCGAAGAGGTCTCCGCCATGGCGGCGACACATCTCAACGAAGGCGCCCTCAGCCACGATCGCGCGGTCGCCCAGGCCATCCTGGAGTTGCATCACGCCGCCGCGATCCTGCGTACGCAGTTGGCCTCCTTCATCGCCGACGACGCGATCGAGGCCGCGGGCACCGCGGCCATCCAGTTCTGA
- a CDS encoding ferritin: MFSDTDSSHTKFHALLHDQIRHEFNAEHQYIAIAVWFDNADLPALSKLFYAQAVEERNHAMMIVRYFLDRDMAVELSGVDGAVSQFDSAREPIHLALQQEKTVTEQMIQLASTAREEGDYLGEQFMQWFLKEQVEEVARMSTLLTVAERAGTNLFDLENFVVREMSGPSDSTGAPAAAGGNI; this comes from the coding sequence ATGTTCAGCGACACGGATTCTTCGCACACCAAATTTCACGCCTTGCTGCATGATCAGATCCGCCATGAATTCAATGCCGAACATCAGTACATCGCGATCGCCGTGTGGTTCGACAATGCCGATCTTCCGGCATTGTCGAAACTCTTCTATGCCCAGGCCGTCGAAGAGCGCAATCACGCGATGATGATCGTGCGGTATTTCCTCGATCGGGATATGGCCGTCGAACTCTCCGGTGTGGACGGCGCGGTGTCGCAATTCGATTCCGCGCGCGAGCCGATCCACCTGGCGCTGCAGCAGGAGAAGACCGTCACCGAACAGATGATCCAGCTCGCCAGCACCGCTCGCGAGGAGGGCGACTATCTGGGCGAGCAGTTCATGCAGTGGTTCCTGAAGGAGCAGGTCGAGGAGGTAGCGCGGATGAGCACTCTGCTGACCGTCGCCGAGCGAGCGGGAACGAACCTGTTCGACCTCGAGAATTTCGTCGTCCGCGAGATGAGCGGCCCCAGCGACAGCACCGGAGCGCCCGCCGCCGCGGGCGGCAACATCTGA
- the pheA gene encoding prephenate dehydratase encodes MPRIAYFGPSGTFTEMALAQLESARTFDGPVERIAAPSQGATLEMVRDGAADGAVVPIESSVEGSISATLDALATGPRLQIVAETELDVAFTIVGRPGIELAQVSTIAAYPVAAAQVRLWLADRLPQARLYTSASNAAAAEDVVAGHADAAVSTTLAGERLGLTTLATGVADHDQAVTRFVLVTAPRQAPARTGTDRTSLVVLELANEPGSLMRVFAEFATRGVDLTRIESRPTRTGMGTYRFYLDCVGHIEDTAVAEALKALHRTAGRIRYLGSWPASSPSGSPPPADGPAAAWLDDVKKGVDAS; translated from the coding sequence GTGCCGCGTATCGCCTATTTCGGGCCGTCGGGAACTTTCACCGAGATGGCCCTCGCTCAACTCGAGTCCGCCCGCACCTTCGACGGGCCGGTCGAGCGTATCGCCGCGCCCAGTCAGGGGGCCACGCTCGAGATGGTCCGCGACGGCGCGGCCGACGGCGCGGTGGTTCCGATCGAGAGTTCGGTCGAGGGATCGATCTCGGCGACCCTCGACGCGCTGGCCACCGGTCCGCGATTGCAGATCGTGGCCGAAACCGAATTGGATGTGGCCTTTACGATCGTCGGCAGGCCCGGCATCGAACTGGCACAGGTGTCCACGATCGCGGCCTATCCGGTGGCCGCCGCGCAGGTGCGGCTGTGGCTGGCCGACCGGCTCCCGCAGGCGCGGCTGTACACCTCGGCCTCCAATGCCGCCGCGGCCGAGGACGTGGTGGCCGGGCATGCGGACGCCGCGGTGTCGACCACGCTGGCCGGGGAGCGTCTGGGGCTGACCACGCTCGCCACCGGGGTCGCCGACCACGATCAGGCCGTCACCCGTTTCGTCCTGGTCACCGCGCCGCGGCAGGCGCCCGCGCGAACCGGGACCGACCGTACCTCGCTGGTGGTGCTGGAACTGGCCAACGAGCCGGGGTCACTGATGCGGGTCTTCGCCGAATTCGCCACGCGCGGAGTGGATCTGACCCGGATCGAATCCCGGCCCACCCGGACCGGGATGGGAACGTACCGCTTCTACCTGGACTGTGTCGGTCATATCGAGGACACCGCCGTGGCGGAGGCGTTGAAGGCACTGCATCGGACGGCCGGACGGATCCGCTATCTGGGTTCGTGGCCGGCCAGTTCTCCGAGCGGTTCGCCGCCGCCCGCCGATGGACCGGCGGCGGCATGGCTGGACGATGTGAAGAAGGGGGTGGACGCCTCATGA
- a CDS encoding ESX secretion-associated protein EspG, with protein sequence MTILGEGRGSAALESVVLSLDEFQFLMEELELDEMPVVLDSIGRYDNDLDHNAAMKAAAESLTARDLLVDGAVHRDLEDRMRGLYRPHWVIAMRWYVGDRVNRFCLAKGDDIDVVVLRGPDSYTIDEAGHDLPGTIMAALGPAEPLELDGMNVLTEELKPILGDAGDAAATTQRLSRVGRPPRDAQALGSALVEILSHASIVGVVYNDASRDVSDGMIAVYNTRNGRFIGVTTRSDDEIMWTSLAGGTPGRLRTAIRDLIEKLPLREDFKPITPGVI encoded by the coding sequence GTGACGATTCTCGGCGAAGGCCGCGGGTCGGCCGCACTGGAGAGCGTGGTGCTGTCACTCGACGAGTTCCAGTTCCTCATGGAGGAACTGGAACTCGACGAGATGCCGGTCGTGCTGGACTCGATCGGCCGCTACGACAACGACCTCGATCACAATGCGGCGATGAAGGCCGCCGCCGAATCCCTCACCGCGCGTGACCTTCTCGTCGACGGAGCGGTGCACCGGGATCTGGAGGACCGGATGCGCGGGCTGTATCGCCCGCACTGGGTGATCGCGATGCGCTGGTATGTCGGCGATCGAGTGAACCGCTTCTGCCTGGCCAAGGGCGACGATATCGATGTCGTCGTCCTGCGCGGTCCGGATTCCTACACCATCGACGAGGCCGGGCACGATCTGCCGGGCACCATCATGGCGGCACTGGGCCCGGCCGAACCGCTCGAACTCGACGGGATGAACGTTCTCACCGAGGAACTCAAACCGATCCTCGGCGATGCGGGCGATGCGGCGGCCACCACACAGCGGCTGAGCCGGGTGGGCCGGCCGCCGCGCGATGCGCAGGCGCTGGGCTCGGCGCTGGTCGAGATCCTGTCGCACGCCTCGATCGTCGGCGTCGTGTACAACGATGCCAGCCGCGACGTCTCCGACGGCATGATCGCGGTGTACAACACCCGCAACGGCCGGTTCATCGGCGTCACCACCCGCTCCGACGACGAGATCATGTGGACCTCGCTGGCGGGTGGCACGCCGGGCCGCCTGCGGACGGCAATCCGGGACCTGATCGAAAAGCTGCCGCTGCGTGAGGATTTCAAGCCGATCACACCGGGCGTGATCTGA
- a CDS encoding PPE domain-containing protein: protein MTAGLTGIYFMPRLAEGNSSLLTAGPHAIPASAAATAWGGLTAAWVDATATAARVMAELGVGMVGVNGTVALAKLAGFTGWAEQQGVQAAAMAAKASAHATANTVASLAMPSLPEIAAVDSARVAAHAHGGDLDGSAEIAESAKLALDIQAALVMDTYESTVEAMMATPAEFAPPPPIAAGAGLADSGAESAAQTNGDPVQTAVAAAQALASNPSVISTATQVANAAGSVASTGVSTVGNAAGTAIAAATHTGTASTMSPMMMGGIGGVAVAGGAAATRAVSFSGATVGIGNGAGTLKLPEGWGAGNVIGETAAPQVAATSPSQLSAPAPARAGNPSGNPLLGRQVHGDDDEGEHSGNDYLRGEHFADGRIIAAGVIGGGNPVEDR, encoded by the coding sequence ATGACCGCAGGATTGACCGGGATCTACTTCATGCCCCGTCTCGCCGAGGGCAACTCGAGTCTGCTCACCGCTGGGCCGCATGCGATTCCGGCCTCGGCGGCCGCCACCGCGTGGGGCGGCCTGACCGCGGCGTGGGTGGACGCGACGGCCACCGCCGCCCGGGTGATGGCCGAACTCGGCGTCGGCATGGTGGGTGTCAACGGCACCGTCGCGCTGGCCAAACTCGCCGGATTCACCGGCTGGGCCGAACAGCAGGGCGTCCAGGCCGCCGCCATGGCAGCCAAGGCATCGGCGCACGCCACCGCCAATACCGTTGCGAGCCTGGCCATGCCGAGCCTGCCGGAGATCGCGGCCGTCGATTCGGCGCGCGTGGCGGCCCACGCGCACGGCGGTGACCTCGACGGCAGCGCCGAGATCGCCGAGTCGGCCAAACTGGCCTTGGACATCCAGGCCGCCCTCGTCATGGACACCTACGAGTCGACCGTCGAAGCCATGATGGCGACACCGGCCGAATTCGCGCCGCCGCCGCCCATCGCGGCCGGGGCCGGATTGGCCGACAGCGGAGCCGAATCCGCGGCGCAGACCAACGGCGACCCGGTGCAGACCGCGGTCGCGGCGGCGCAGGCGCTCGCCAGCAATCCGTCCGTGATCAGCACCGCGACCCAGGTCGCCAATGCCGCCGGTTCGGTGGCCTCCACCGGTGTCTCGACCGTGGGCAATGCGGCCGGTACCGCCATCGCCGCGGCCACTCACACCGGCACCGCGTCCACCATGTCGCCGATGATGATGGGCGGCATCGGCGGAGTCGCCGTGGCGGGCGGCGCCGCGGCCACCCGGGCGGTGTCCTTCAGTGGCGCCACCGTCGGTATCGGCAACGGCGCGGGCACACTGAAACTGCCCGAGGGCTGGGGTGCGGGCAATGTCATCGGCGAGACGGCGGCCCCGCAGGTGGCGGCGACGAGTCCCAGCCAGCTGAGTGCACCGGCTCCGGCACGTGCCGGTAACCCCTCCGGAAATCCGTTGCTGGGCCGCCAGGTTCACGGCGATGACGACGAGGGCGAGCACTCCGGCAACGACTACCTGCGCGGCGAGCACTTCGCCGACGGCCGGATCATCGCGGCGGGTGTCATCGGCGGCGGAAACCCGGTCGAGGACCGCTGA
- a CDS encoding LCP family protein, giving the protein MVNGDDPQQYPRTRRVPPPNGPAPRRLPPEPHGAGPHPPPGSGRPVPPRSVPPGAGRPPVPGRPQPPRSGPPGSGRGAPPGRPPIEPTQVIHRDGRDPDNLAWSQVPESPPRPRRDPNPPTHAPTQRPVPYREGREAPPPPPPSRPRKADRPPREPRQPRARRKRHWGRWLLILLLIIILLPAAGVIYLDRSLHRIDALSGYADRVGQTAGTNWLLTGSDTRVGLTPEQEQQLSTGGAADAGGDRSDTIMLVHIPKSGKATIVSLPRDSYVNIPGVGKDKLNSAFSAGGQKLLVQTVETATGLRIDHFAEIGFGGFAGMVDALGGIDMCLPDPIDDPKAGINLQAGCQRLSGAEALGFVRTRATPRADLDRMNNQRLFLSALLAKATSTSTLVNPLKLWPLATGIASSLQVDNGDHIWDLGRLGWALRGGTVATTVPIGGFADESGSGNVLLWDKSRASQFFDALAHDRPVPDDLITK; this is encoded by the coding sequence ATGGTGAACGGCGACGACCCCCAGCAGTATCCGCGGACCCGCCGGGTGCCGCCGCCGAACGGACCGGCACCGCGACGACTGCCGCCCGAGCCACACGGCGCGGGCCCGCACCCGCCACCCGGATCCGGACGCCCCGTACCGCCGCGATCGGTCCCGCCCGGGGCCGGACGGCCGCCGGTACCGGGCCGGCCACAACCCCCTCGATCGGGTCCGCCCGGCTCGGGACGGGGAGCACCGCCCGGACGTCCGCCCATCGAACCGACTCAGGTCATCCACCGCGACGGCCGCGATCCGGACAATCTGGCCTGGTCCCAGGTCCCCGAGAGCCCACCGCGGCCGCGCCGCGATCCGAACCCGCCGACGCACGCGCCCACCCAGCGCCCGGTGCCCTATCGGGAGGGTCGGGAAGCCCCTCCGCCACCACCACCGTCGCGTCCCCGGAAGGCCGACCGCCCACCCCGCGAGCCCCGGCAGCCCCGGGCACGGCGCAAACGGCATTGGGGCCGGTGGCTGCTGATCCTGCTGTTGATCATCATTCTGCTGCCCGCGGCCGGGGTGATCTATCTCGACCGATCACTGCATCGCATCGACGCCCTGTCCGGTTATGCCGACCGGGTCGGACAGACCGCGGGCACGAACTGGCTGCTCACCGGATCGGACACCCGCGTGGGCCTGACTCCGGAGCAGGAGCAGCAGCTTTCCACCGGCGGCGCGGCCGATGCCGGTGGTGACCGCAGCGACACGATCATGCTGGTGCACATTCCGAAGTCCGGTAAGGCGACGATCGTGAGCCTGCCGCGCGATTCCTATGTGAATATTCCGGGGGTCGGCAAGGACAAACTCAATTCGGCGTTTTCCGCGGGCGGGCAGAAATTGCTCGTGCAAACCGTCGAAACCGCGACCGGTCTGCGCATCGATCATTTCGCCGAGATCGGATTCGGCGGTTTCGCCGGAATGGTCGACGCGCTGGGCGGAATCGATATGTGCCTGCCCGATCCGATCGACGATCCCAAGGCCGGAATCAATCTGCAGGCCGGATGTCAGCGGCTGAGCGGCGCCGAGGCGCTCGGTTTCGTGCGCACCCGCGCCACGCCACGTGCCGATCTGGACCGGATGAACAATCAGCGCCTGTTTCTTTCCGCGCTGCTGGCCAAGGCGACCAGTACCTCGACACTGGTCAATCCGTTGAAACTCTGGCCGCTGGCCACCGGAATCGCCTCCTCACTGCAGGTCGACAACGGCGATCACATCTGGGATCTGGGTCGGCTGGGCTGGGCGCTGCGCGGCGGCACGGTCGCGACCACGGTCCCGATCGGCGGTTTCGCCGACGAATCCGGTAGCGGCAATGTGCTGCTGTGGGACAAGAGCCGGGCGAGCCAGTTCTTCGACGCGTTGGCACACGACCGGCCCGTTCCGGACGATCTGATCACCAAATAG
- a CDS encoding septum formation family protein: MSSDDGAPEAPEPENETSDMLRRGRAGAKRRRSSTGGRRRSRPGDDEPDGPLDAEAEKALHPHRLRWGLLAVAVGAVVAALVTLSITGFRSSHGLAAHDPGSGKPPGRADAAFGAAKTGDCLTWTSAKTLDLTKVNCADKHLFEVTSDIDLGRYPGREFGPGSAFPDSLRFAELRDEHCAPAAAAYLGGRLDPRGRFVVGMVNPGEPGWRNGDRTIRCGLQLVSATGNATQQTVGRVRDSDQSRIFDPGTCIGINQNLPTNEPVPCGQPHAYEVMSTVDLGTHFNGGPPANSDQDSFMQDECARASGDYLGGQDALINKTLTIFWDNLDARSWLVGSHKLNCLVGKGSQDGFSTITGSAKGDVLIDGQAPVPPPSSGRSTPAPLPGAAPAPVPN, translated from the coding sequence ATGTCCTCCGACGATGGGGCGCCCGAGGCGCCGGAACCGGAAAACGAAACATCCGACATGCTCCGCCGCGGGCGTGCCGGGGCGAAACGCCGTCGTTCGTCGACCGGTGGGCGCAGGCGTTCGCGGCCCGGCGACGACGAACCGGACGGCCCCCTCGACGCGGAGGCCGAGAAAGCGCTGCACCCCCATCGGCTGCGCTGGGGGCTGCTCGCGGTCGCGGTGGGCGCCGTGGTCGCGGCCCTGGTGACGCTGTCCATCACCGGATTCCGCAGCTCGCACGGGCTGGCGGCGCACGACCCCGGTTCGGGTAAACCGCCCGGTCGTGCCGATGCCGCCTTCGGCGCCGCGAAGACCGGCGACTGCCTCACCTGGACCAGCGCCAAGACCCTGGATCTGACGAAGGTCAACTGCGCCGACAAGCATCTGTTCGAGGTCACCTCCGATATCGATCTGGGCCGGTATCCGGGCCGGGAATTCGGGCCGGGTTCGGCCTTCCCGGATTCGCTGCGCTTCGCGGAACTGCGCGACGAGCACTGCGCCCCGGCCGCGGCCGCGTATCTCGGCGGACGGCTCGATCCGCGCGGGCGGTTCGTGGTGGGCATGGTCAATCCCGGCGAGCCGGGCTGGCGCAACGGCGATCGGACCATCCGGTGCGGACTGCAATTGGTGAGCGCGACCGGTAACGCGACCCAGCAGACCGTGGGCCGGGTGCGCGACAGCGATCAGTCGCGGATCTTCGATCCGGGCACGTGTATCGGCATCAATCAGAATCTGCCCACCAACGAGCCGGTCCCCTGCGGTCAGCCCCATGCCTACGAGGTGATGTCGACCGTCGATCTGGGCACCCACTTCAACGGTGGGCCGCCCGCGAATTCCGATCAGGATTCGTTCATGCAGGACGAATGTGCCCGCGCCTCGGGCGATTACCTCGGCGGGCAGGACGCGCTGATCAACAAGACGCTCACGATCTTCTGGGACAACCTCGACGCGCGCAGCTGGCTGGTCGGCAGTCACAAGCTGAACTGCCTGGTGGGCAAGGGATCTCAAGACGGCTTCTCGACGATCACCGGTTCCGCCAAGGGCGATGTGCTGATCGACGGCCAGGCGCCGGTACCGCCGCCGAGCTCGGGGCGTTCCACTCCGGCGCCGCTGCCGGGCGCCGCCCCGGCGCCGGTCCCGAACTGA
- a CDS encoding DUF2470 domain-containing protein has protein sequence MRRTITSAAPSAAERIRSACAHAENSVLALPGTDPIPTTVHHLRACGDVVIAVARNSAAVAAAAAEVGSPGVLELTDHAPLRLREPVRALVWLRGRVRAVPGHAQRALASQVASEFPHPGLLDVGHTATLLRVVLESAVVADSTGAESVCPHDLRSADADPFWELESAWLQHMDSDHADVIARLARHLPVRLRSGSVRPLAIDRYGVTLRVEGPDTDHDVRLPFHAPVDDVQSLSRAVRILAGCPFFDRLHGSDRPA, from the coding sequence ATGCGCCGCACGATCACGTCCGCCGCTCCGTCCGCCGCGGAGCGGATCCGCAGTGCGTGTGCCCATGCCGAGAATTCCGTCCTCGCCCTGCCCGGTACCGACCCCATTCCCACCACCGTGCATCACCTCCGGGCCTGCGGTGATGTGGTGATCGCGGTGGCGCGCAACTCGGCGGCGGTGGCCGCCGCGGCGGCCGAGGTCGGCTCGCCCGGCGTGCTGGAACTCACCGATCACGCACCCCTGCGACTGCGCGAACCCGTGCGCGCCCTGGTCTGGTTGCGCGGCCGGGTACGGGCCGTGCCCGGACATGCCCAGCGCGCCTTGGCATCTCAGGTCGCGAGCGAATTTCCGCATCCGGGGCTGCTCGATGTCGGCCACACCGCGACACTGCTGCGCGTGGTGCTGGAATCGGCGGTGGTCGCCGATTCGACGGGCGCCGAATCGGTGTGCCCGCACGATCTGCGCAGCGCCGACGCCGACCCGTTCTGGGAACTGGAATCGGCCTGGCTGCAGCACATGGACTCCGACCACGCCGATGTGATCGCCCGGCTGGCACGGCATCTGCCGGTCCGGCTGCGCAGCGGTTCGGTACGCCCGCTCGCGATCGACCGCTACGGCGTCACCCTGCGCGTCGAGGGCCCGGACACCGATCACGATGTGCGCCTGCCCTTCCACGCACCGGTCGACGATGTGCAATCGCTGAGTCGCGCGGTGCGGATCCTGGCGGGCTGCCCGTTCTTCGACCGCCTGCACGGTTCCGATCGCCCGGCCTGA
- a CDS encoding metallopeptidase family protein — MPVSMSPSRFEELVGDALDTIPSALTAAIDNVVILIEPRDPDDPHLLGVYRGIALTDRVDSQYGGALPDTVTIFRDTILELCEDERQVVEEVAITVIHEIAHYFGIDEERLHELGWG; from the coding sequence GTGCCGGTGTCGATGTCGCCGAGCCGATTCGAGGAATTGGTCGGCGATGCGCTGGATACGATCCCGTCGGCCCTCACCGCGGCGATCGACAATGTGGTGATCCTCATCGAGCCCCGCGATCCCGACGATCCGCACCTGCTCGGCGTGTACCGGGGTATCGCGCTGACCGACCGGGTGGACAGCCAATACGGTGGCGCGCTACCGGATACGGTCACGATCTTCCGGGACACGATCCTCGAGCTGTGCGAGGACGAACGGCAGGTGGTCGAGGAGGTCGCGATCACCGTGATCCATGAGATAGCTCACTATTTCGGGATTGACGAAGAGCGTCTGCATGAGCTGGGATGGGGCTAG
- a CDS encoding CPBP family intramembrane glutamic endopeptidase: MVPAARSAPSWPAPASDRERFAIRVEIAIVLVITFGSSGLSAALSLLESALAPGGVGGQKVALNPSRATQSTIDLLFQLLSVTRLVAWGALGLYLLWRSGIGPRLVGLARIRLRGDVVPGLVLAAVIGLPGLGLYLAAHALGLSVTIVPSSLHDHWWRLPVLVLSAIANAVAEEIVVVGYLITRLRALGWSENRSLAASALLRGSYHLYQGLGGGLGNLVMGVIFGRYWQRTGRLWPLILAHATIDSVAYIGYTALHGHVSWLP; encoded by the coding sequence ATGGTTCCGGCTGCCCGCTCCGCACCTTCGTGGCCCGCGCCCGCCTCGGACCGCGAACGGTTCGCGATCCGGGTGGAAATCGCGATCGTCCTGGTCATCACCTTCGGTTCCAGTGGTCTCAGCGCGGCGCTCTCACTACTGGAATCCGCCCTCGCCCCCGGCGGGGTCGGCGGGCAGAAGGTCGCGCTGAATCCCTCGCGGGCAACGCAATCGACCATCGATCTGCTGTTCCAGCTGCTGAGCGTCACGCGACTGGTGGCCTGGGGTGCGCTGGGGCTGTATCTGCTGTGGCGCAGCGGAATCGGGCCGCGGCTGGTCGGGCTGGCGCGAATTCGGTTGCGCGGTGACGTCGTACCGGGGCTCGTCCTCGCCGCGGTGATCGGACTGCCCGGATTGGGGCTGTATCTGGCGGCACACGCGCTCGGACTGAGCGTCACCATCGTTCCGAGCTCACTGCACGACCACTGGTGGCGGCTTCCGGTACTGGTGCTGTCGGCGATCGCGAACGCGGTGGCCGAGGAGATCGTGGTGGTGGGCTATCTGATCACTCGCCTGCGCGCGCTGGGCTGGTCCGAGAACCGTTCATTGGCCGCATCGGCGCTGCTGCGCGGGAGTTATCACCTGTATCAGGGGCTCGGCGGCGGGCTCGGCAATCTGGTCATGGGGGTGATCTTCGGCCGGTACTGGCAGCGCACCGGGCGGTTGTGGCCGCTGATCCTGGCGCACGCGACCATCGACTCGGTTGCCTACATCGGCTACACGGCACTGCACGGACATGTGTCCTGGTTGCCCTGA